Part of the Bacillus cabrialesii genome is shown below.
AAACGGATCGGCGGGCTCTACGTATACGGTTCGGGCCGTCGTAAACGGTACCGAACAGGCTGCATCTGAAAAAGCCTCCGTATGGGCGCAGCCGTATCATTCCGTCAGGCTGGATAAACCGGCTGGCGGCACGACGCCAAAGGGTGAAGCTTACACCTACAGCGCCAATGACGCAAGTGTCGGCGATGTCGATGGTGACGGGCAATACGAGCTGATTCTGAAATGGGACCCGTCTAATTCAAAGGATAACTCACAGGATGGCTATACGGGTGACGTGCTGATTGACGCCTATAAACTGGACGGGACGAAGCTGTGGCGGATCAATCTCGGCAAAAACATCAGAGCGGGCGCGCACTACACCCAGTTTATGGTGTATGACCTTGATGGTGACGGAAAAGCGGAAGTGGCGATGAAAACGGCGGACGGGACAAAAGACGGCACGGGCAAAGTCATCGGAAATGCCAATGCTGATTACAGAAATGAACAGGGGCGTGTGCTTTCAGGACCCGAATATCTTACGGTGTTTCAAGGGGCAACCGGGAAAGAGCTTGTCACCGCAAATTTTGAACCGGCCCGCGGCAATGTGTCAGATTGGGGAGACAGCTACGGCAACCGGGTTGACCGGTTTCTCGCCGGCATTGCCTACCTCGACGGACAGCGGCCGAGCCTGATCATGACGAGAGGGTATTATGCCAAAACCATGCTTGTCGCCTATAACTTCCGAGACGGAAAGCTGTCAAAGCTTTGGACGCTCGATTCCTCGAAGTCTGGAAATGAGGCGTTTGCCGGGCAGGGGAATCACAACTTGAGCATCGCGGATGTTGACGGAGACGGAAAAGATGAGATTATTTTCGGCTCAATGGCTGTTGACCATGACGGCAAAGGCATGTATTCGACTGGTTTAGGCCACGGGGATGCCCTTCATACCGGAGATCTTGATCCGAGCCGGCCGGGGCTTGAGGTGTTTCAAGTTCATGAGGACAAAAACGCAAAATACGGCTTATCCTTCCGGGATGCGGCAACAGGGAAAATCCTTTGGGGTGTTTATGCCGGCAAGGATGTAGGCCGTGGAATGGCTGCTGATATTGACCCGCGTTATCCGGGACAGGAAGTGTGGGCAAACGGTTCTCTTTACTCGGCGAAAGGAGCAAAAATCGGAAGCGGTGTTCCGTCCTCGACCAACTTCGGCATCTGGTGGGACGGAGACCTGCTGCGGGAACAGCTGGACAGCAACCGAATCGATAAGTGGGATTATCAAAACGGCGTATCGAAAAATGTGCTGACTGCATCAGGCGCGGCTGCCAACAACGGCACAAAAGCAACACCAACGCTTCAGGCTGATCTGCTTGGTGACTGGCGCGAGGAAGTTGTGTGGAGAACGGAGGACAGCAGTGCGCTCCGCATTTACACGACAACAGTTCCGACTGAGCACAGGCTGTACACGCTGATGCACGATCCTGTGTACCGGCTTGGCATCGCCTGGCAAAATGTCGCGTATAACCAGCCGCCGCACACAAGCTTCTTTTTAGGAGAGGGCATGGCGGAACAGCCAAAACCGAATATGTATACGCCTTAACAGAAAGGGGGAAGGAACGGGCTGCGCGCAGCCCGTTCCCATCAAATGAAACCAAAAAAGAGGCAAATGGAATACTTGACCAGAGGCCTGATTGCGGTCAAGACAGAGCAGGGCGTGTTTGTCAGCTGGCGTTTTCTCGGAACGGATCATGAGACGACGGCTTTTCACCTTTATCGGAACGGAAAGAGGATCACCCGCGAGCCTATCGAGGACAGCACCAATTTTCTTGATCGAAACGGAACGGCGGACTCTGTTTATCAGGTGGCAGCCGTCAATAAAGGACGGGAAGAAAAGCTGTCCAACGAAGCTCCAGCCTGGCGGGAAAATATCCTGGAGGTGCCGCTCAACAAACCGGAAGGCGGTGTGACGCCGGACGGAAAGCCGTACACCTACAGCGCCAATGATGCCAGTGTCGGTGATGTGGACGGGGATGGAGAATATGAAATCATCCTGAAGTGGGACCCATCCAATTCAAAAGACAACGCTCATGACGGATATACCGGGGAGGTTCTCATAGATGCCTATAAACTGGACGGCACCTTTTTATGGCGCATCAATCTCGGCAGAAACATCAGAGCGGGTGCGCATTATACCCAGTTTATGGTCTATGACCTGGACGGTGATGGGAAAGCGGAAATCGCCATGAAAACAGCCGACGGCACAACAGACGGGAAAGGGCGCATCATCGGCGATGAGCATGCCGATTTTAGAAATGAACAGGGGAGAATCCTGTCCGGACCGGAATATTTGACGGTGTTTAAAGGAGAAACCGGTGAAGCGCTCACGACCGTGGAATACGAACCGCCCCGCGGCAAACTGGAGGATTGGGGAGACGGCTATGGAAACCGGATGGACCGTTTTCTCGCCGGAATCGCTTATTTGGATGGGGAGCGGCCGAGCCTCGTAATGGCGCGCGGCTACTATACGAGAGCCGTTCTTGTGGCATACGATTTCAGAAACGGCAGGCTCAAGAAGCGTTGGATATTTGACTCCAACCAGCCGGGCTATGAAGCGTACGCGGGGCAAGGCAATCACAGCTTGAGTGTGGCGGATGTTGACGGAGACGGGATGGATGAGATCATTTACGGCGCCATGGCGGTTGACCATGATGGCACCGGCTTGTACACAACGGGGCTCGGGCACGGAGACGCGATGCATGTAGGCGATCTGGACCCGTCCCGAAAAGGGCTTGAAGTGTTTCAGGTGCATGAGGATGCTTCGAAGCCGTACGGACTGTCGCTTCGTGATGCCGGCACCGGCGAGATTTTGTGGGGCGTCCATGCCGGAACCGATGTCGGCCGGGGAATGGCGGCTCATATCGATCCATGCTACAAAGGATCGCTCGTCTGGGGAATCGATCCGCCGGGCAATGATGGCATGTCGTATGGGCTTTTCACGAGCAAAGGTGAAAAAATCAGCGACAAAGCGCCCGCTTCAGCCAATTTCGCCATCTGGTGGGACGGTGATTTGGTCAGGGAGCTGCTTGATCATGACTGGGACGGAACGATCGGCAGGCCGAAGATTGAAAAATGGGATGCTGAAAACGGCTGTCTGAAGACGATATTTCAGCCGGCCGGCGTGCTGTCCAACAACGGCACAAAAGGAAACCCTGTTCTTCAAGCCAACCTGTTCGGGGACTGGAGGGAAGAAGTGATATGGAGAACCGAAGACAGCAGCGCGCTCCGCATATATACAACGACAAATCTCACCCGCCACCGCTTTTACACGCTGATGCACGACCCGGTTTACAGGCCCGGCATCGCCTGGCAGAACACCGCTTACAACCAGCCGCCGCACACGGGATTTTATCTCGGAACGGGAATGAAAAAACCGCCGAAGCCCGCCCTGTACATAGCGGGAAGCAAAGCGGAGGCGCCGACATAGGAGGAACTAAGGGATACGAAGCAAAGGCTGAACAGTACGACAAGATGACTTATCAAAGGGCAGGAAGATCAATGTTCAGGCGTTGCACTCACCGGTTTTTCAAGGGAAAGAGCTGCCATGATCGAAGCCATATGAAATGAAAAAAACGAGGGGGAATGAAAAATGGCAAATCATATTTATCTTGCCGGCGATTCGACTGTTCAAACGTATGGAGACAGCACAAATCAAGGGGGCTGGGGACAGTTTCTCGGCTCGCATCTGCCGGAGCATATTCAAGTGATTAACAGGGCGATCGGGGGAAGAAGCTCCAAAACTTTTGTGGAAGAGGGCAGGCTTCAAGCGATCCTTGATGTGATCGAGCCGGATGACTGGCTTTTTGTGCAGATGGGCCATA
Proteins encoded:
- the rhgX gene encoding rhamnogalacturonan exolyase, with the translated sequence MKPKKRQMEYLTRGLIAVKTEQGVFVSWRFLGTDHETTAFHLYRNGKRITREPIEDSTNFLDRNGTADSVYQVAAVNKGREEKLSNEAPAWRENILEVPLNKPEGGVTPDGKPYTYSANDASVGDVDGDGEYEIILKWDPSNSKDNAHDGYTGEVLIDAYKLDGTFLWRINLGRNIRAGAHYTQFMVYDLDGDGKAEIAMKTADGTTDGKGRIIGDEHADFRNEQGRILSGPEYLTVFKGETGEALTTVEYEPPRGKLEDWGDGYGNRMDRFLAGIAYLDGERPSLVMARGYYTRAVLVAYDFRNGRLKKRWIFDSNQPGYEAYAGQGNHSLSVADVDGDGMDEIIYGAMAVDHDGTGLYTTGLGHGDAMHVGDLDPSRKGLEVFQVHEDASKPYGLSLRDAGTGEILWGVHAGTDVGRGMAAHIDPCYKGSLVWGIDPPGNDGMSYGLFTSKGEKISDKAPASANFAIWWDGDLVRELLDHDWDGTIGRPKIEKWDAENGCLKTIFQPAGVLSNNGTKGNPVLQANLFGDWREEVIWRTEDSSALRIYTTTNLTRHRFYTLMHDPVYRPGIAWQNTAYNQPPHTGFYLGTGMKKPPKPALYIAGSKAEAPT
- the rhgW gene encoding rhamnogalacturonan lyase; the encoded protein is MRRSCLMIKRRKRMFTAVTLLVLLVMGASVCPVKAEGAARQMEALNRGLVAVKTDGGIFVSWRFLGTENASVSFNVYRDGQKLNASPVKTTNYVDKNGSAGSTYTVRAVVNGTEQAASEKASVWAQPYHSVRLDKPAGGTTPKGEAYTYSANDASVGDVDGDGQYELILKWDPSNSKDNSQDGYTGDVLIDAYKLDGTKLWRINLGKNIRAGAHYTQFMVYDLDGDGKAEVAMKTADGTKDGTGKVIGNANADYRNEQGRVLSGPEYLTVFQGATGKELVTANFEPARGNVSDWGDSYGNRVDRFLAGIAYLDGQRPSLIMTRGYYAKTMLVAYNFRDGKLSKLWTLDSSKSGNEAFAGQGNHNLSIADVDGDGKDEIIFGSMAVDHDGKGMYSTGLGHGDALHTGDLDPSRPGLEVFQVHEDKNAKYGLSFRDAATGKILWGVYAGKDVGRGMAADIDPRYPGQEVWANGSLYSAKGAKIGSGVPSSTNFGIWWDGDLLREQLDSNRIDKWDYQNGVSKNVLTASGAAANNGTKATPTLQADLLGDWREEVVWRTEDSSALRIYTTTVPTEHRLYTLMHDPVYRLGIAWQNVAYNQPPHTSFFLGEGMAEQPKPNMYTP